The DNA segment ACAGGAAGCGCTTCTTTCAATTTGACCGCCGCTTTCTTGCTGTTGCGACAAACTGTGAAACAGCAGAGCCCGTTTATTTTGAAAAGGATCACTGTCGGGATATCTTTCAGGCTGTCCAGGCTTCCGCATCCATGCCGTTTATTTCCAAAATGGTCTGGATAGAGGGCTATCCGTATCTGGATGGCGGCTGCAGTGATAAGATTCCCTTTCACTGGGCATTGCGCGAAGGCTATAAGCGCATCCTTGTTGTGCGGACAAGACCCATGTCCTATCGGAAAAAGGTTAATAGTATCACGCAGAAGCTGCCGCTGGAGAAAACGATATACAAAGCCTACCCTAAATTCATTCAGGCACTGGAACAGATGGATACGATGTATAATGAACAATGTGAGGAGCTGGAAGCCCTGCAAAAGCAGGGACGCCTCTATGTGATAGCCCCATCACAGCCGGTAACCGTTGGAAGACTGGAGCCGGATTTGGAGAAGCTGGGCAGCCTATACTGGATGGGATATTATGATACCAGACGTCAGATTCAGGAAATACGCCGTTATCTTGTACGCTGAAGACAGCAGAATAAGCCGGAAAAACCCTGGTACAGTATGCGAGATACCCTGAGATTATACTTGGGGATGGAGATTGCAAACTGTTCAGAAAAACAAAAAGCACAGGATTGCTGCAAATGATCTTGTGCTTTTTTATTTATTTATCTTCAAGTACTCTTATATGAGTAAGGATTCAACCTGATACTGTGCAGGTCTTTTCTACATCTGACGTATCTGCGTGTTTAAATTGATTTCAGATATTCGTCGATTTCATCATCAGTTTCTACCGCTTCCTGTTTTGCTTTCTTTCCGACAGGCTGGTGTTCTAACAGGATATCGCTGCAGTTCTCATCATGCTTCTGAAGGAGAAACCCGAGAGTGAGCAGAATGAGTGCATAGCACAGGCTGGGCAGACTGCTGTCAAGGTAGGTAATAAAAACCTTAAACAGCTGCTGGGACACGATCAGCTGGTTCGCATCGACAAGACTTTGGATATACTGATGAATATTGAAAATATTGAGCAGAGTGTAGATTGCCATGACAGCGGACAATATATAGCAGGCATGGGATACGACTGCGCTCCTGATTGAAATGTTTTTCATGAATGTTCTTCCTTTCTGTTAAGCTGTGCACTTTCCATCAGTGTTTTCTGTATGATTGGCATCTGCTGTGCGATGACATTATGAATATGCCTGTCCAGCGTGTCTGCACTGAGGTCACAAAAGTGATAGACCAGAACGGTAAGTGAACACAGCAGTTCTTCCTCTAGATAGGTAGGATGCTTTCCAATGTGCAATTCCTCACTGATTTTTTTGCGTACAAACTGATATAAGCAGCTCTGATCTATATCAGATTTCATAAAGCATACCATGTCGCAGGCGGACAATGACATCCGCGGCCTTTGCCAGACGTTTGCTGTGGGTGACAACAATGACGCATTTATTCAGCTGGAATGCACTTTCCTTCAATATGCGAATGATGTCATCGGCAGTTTCGCTGTCCAGATTTCCCGTAGGCTCATCGGCAAGAATAATCGGTGCATCGCTTGCCAGTGATCTTCCCAATGCTGTACGCTGCTGCTGTCCTCCAGAAAGCTTCATGACATTCCGTTTAATTTCATCCTCTTCCAGTCCCAGAGAGGTCAGAACAGAAGACTCGGCCCTGCGCTTTGTAAGGCGTACATTTTCGTAAGGGGTCATATAGTCAATGAGGTTGTAATTCTGAAATACGATGGAAACATGGTGTCTTCGATGATAGCTCAGTCCCTTTTTCTGAATATCCTCTCCCGCATACAGAATCTGTCCTGCCTGCGGTTCATCAAGACCGGCCAGCAGAGAGAGCAATGTCGTTTTACCGGAACCGGAGGTGCCGACAATCACATAAAACTTTCCTTCCTCAAATGTCATATTGATATCCTTCAATATTTGACGATTACCCTTTCCCTTGTAGGTGTAGCTTATATTTTTTATTTCCAGCATAATTTTGTCCTCCTAACTCATTTTGGAAAGTATTTCCTTCGGCTTTAGCCGCAGTACAGCTGCACTGGACAGTAATACGGATAGGATGATCATAGCGGTGCCTGTAATATATACAACTAGCAGCTCTTGTACATCAACCGAAACATCCAGCTCCGTGATTTCATCCACCTCATTATTTAATCCTGCCCGTATGGAATTTCCACTGATTGATATACTGTTGGATGTCTGGCTGTTTTCCTGCTGTTGCTGAATCTGTGCCATCATGCGGTCACCGAGTGACTGAGAGATTGCCTTGCCTGATAAAAAGGAAAGACCAAATGCAAGAATGGCTATGATCATTAGTTCACAGATGTACTGCAGCATGATATCTGTCTTTGATATCCCCAGAGACAACAGAACACCGGTTTCGTATATTCTTCCCTTGATCCACAGGGAGAGAATCAGCGTCAGAATCACACAGGATATAATGAATACCGCATATAGAATCAAAGTGACCATTTCATCCAGATTTTCGATGGATCCGGCAATCTGTTGATACTGTTCATCGTTTGTATCCAGCAGATATTGATTCCAGTCAAGGTCGAGGTCTTTCACCTGGTTCACAATTCTGTCGATTTGCTTCGGATCCTTTACCATGCAGTAAATGGATTCAAATTCAAATTCCTTCATACCCAGCAGCTGTCTGCCGGTTTCTACATCGGTAATCAGATTATTTTCCGGCATCATGAAGGATATGGGGTTCTGTTCACTTGAAGTGTTTTCAAACAATCCGACGATTTCCACCTCTACATCCTTTTCGGGAAGCCCCTTTTCATTGCGGTCACGATCACGCAGCTTCAGCGGCACCTTATCACCGATTTTCAGATTGTTAATCTTAGCAAGGTCTTTGTGCATAAGCAGCTTTTGCTTTTCTTTGGGCTTAATGTAGCGGCCTTCTGTCAGCTTGATACGCTTATTCTGAAACATCGTATCAAGTGCGGAATCCATATTGATTCCCAGCTGGAAGTTGGGAAGTGCAGCACTATCATCCCCATTGCCTACGGAAAAAGAGAAATTGTTATCCTTCTGCGGCTTCACATAGTTCAGACCATTGTCCTCCAGCATGGCAACGGCATTGCCATTTACGGCCTTGACACCGTCAACTCCCTTCAGCTGCTTTGCAATTTTTTCTGTCAGCGGCGGTCCTGTATTCTCCAATTTGGCACCGGAGCCGAATGCGTTGCTTGTGTCCTCCCGTTTTACATTCGGATTGCTTTCATCGTAATTTAGATTCATCGTAAAGCTTCCACCCACCGACTCTCTTGCCTGCTGCATCGCAGCCTGTGCGGCTTTCTTTATGGATATGCCGCTGAGTATGCCGCTTGCCATCGCAAACAGTATGCAGAACATGATCAGCGTCTTACCGCGTTTTCTTGTTATATAAAGCCATGCACGTTCAAATAAGCTCATATAGAAACCTCCTCGTCTTTTGTTCCTGCACATACTTTATCATCATGATATAAACAGGATGTGAAATGAAATGATGTTGTATATGAACTGTGCAGGCGGGTAATGAAGTTCGCTTTAAAACAGAGAATACATGCAGGATGATAGATTAAAAACGGTAGCTGCTCACAAGCTGAAAGCTGCCATACAGCCGGGGCAGTAAAAAAAGAAGCACTAGGCTTCTTTCAAATCTATGATAAAACGCATTCCGTTTTCATAGGGAACGAACTGATAGGAAAGCTTCAGCTGCTGTAAAATCTGGGATACAAAGTATAAACCGAGTCCGTTTCCTCCTGTTTGTTTTGTTCGTGAGAAATCCGGACGGTAAAAGGCTTCCATAATATGAACGAGATGTTCCTGTGGTATCGGCGTACATTCGTTATCCACAAAGAGAGCGGTTTTATGAAGATAGACATATATACTGCATCCCTGCTCTGTATAGGAGACAGCGTTTGAAAGAATATTGGAAATCGCTTTTTCAAGCTGCGCAGGCTGCGCATGGATCATCAGTGTACTGTCTGCTTCGTATACAACGTGAATTCCCTTAGCTTTTGCAATTCGTATATAAGGCTCCATGATAGAGGACAGCCATGGGATGAAGGAATAGGCCTCAACAGGTTCCCTATGAGGGATTCCTTCCATGGAAGTAGCATCCAGTATGTCATGTATCATTGCGGAAAGACGCTCAACGATTCCCTGACATTTTAATAGATAGGTATCATGATCCTTATATTTTCCAACCTGCAGACTCATGTTTTCTAGAATGACATGCAGACTGGTCAGCGGTGTTTTTAGTTCATGCGATGCTGAACGCAGGAAGTCTACCTTCATCTGTTCCGCCTGTGAAACGAGATGAATCTCCTGTTCCAGAGAATGAATAGTATCCTGAAGCGATTGATACAGGTGATTGATGTTTCCTGCCAGCTCTCCGATTTCATCCTGAGTACGGACACTGCAGCGTGCCTTTGGAAGCAGCTGTTCCATTTGCTTCGTGGAATAACAAATTGATTGAATCGGTTTTGTCAAAGCGCGCGCATAGAAATATGCTGCTAAAAGAGAAATCAGAATACTGATACCAAGCGTATAGGGCAGGATGCGAAACATCACTCTGCTTGCTTCTTGAATGGATTGCAGATTCATACTCAGAGTGAGCGATGCAATGCTTTTATCATGTAATGTGATTTTCAGATCGCGCTGTAATACGGAAGCAGAGTGATCTGCATTGCCGAGTCCGATGATGGAAGAAAGCGAGATGCTGGAGGAATACGTGCTTGTTATGTTCTTATCGATGCTTGTATCTGATTTTCCCTTGTTCATAACGCTTTGCTCCTGCTGCTGAACGGACACTGCAGAATCCTTTTTACCATCCTCTGAATTGTTGAGAATGGCAAAGGAGGTGTACATATAGGATTTATCCTTGAGCTGTATGTTCAGATTGATTTCAGAATCCTCCAGATAGGTCTTAGCCTTTTCCAGCAGCTTCTTCTCCGTCAATCCGTTCAACTCCTTGTTCAGTACCTCTGCCAGCTCATCAGCTTCCCGTTTTTTCTGTTTTACATACTCACTTGGCAGCATGACATAAAGCAGTGCATGGGCAATTAGGATGACCAGACTCATCAGCAGCATGGTATATACAAAGGTTCTGGTGAACAGCCGCATCCTCTTCATAGGCGTTCCTCAAACTTATAGCCGATTCCCTTTATCGTGACAATGCAATCCAGTTGCAGCTTCTTGCGCAGATTTTTAATATATACGTCGACAACTCTGTCCATCGGTGCCTCCTCTTTCCAGAGGTAGTCAAGAATCTGATCTCTTGTGAGTACCTGATTGGCGTGATCCAGCAGCAGCTTTAAGAGAAGGATTTCCTTTGGTTTCAGATCGACAGGCTCCTTTCGAACATATGCACAAAATCCGTTAAAATCAACCTCGATATCCTGATACTGCCAGAGATTAGTGCTGGTCTGTGCTCGTGATCGGCGGAATAAGGCCTCCATGCGTTTTAGAAGAAGTCGCAGTGAAAAGGGCTTTATTATATAATCATCTGCCTGTTCGTCAAAGCTCATCAGCTGCGTATACTCATCATGCATGGCTGTCAGCATTAAAACCGGTATCTGACTGCGTTTTCTCAGCCAGTTTAAAACAACAAAGCCGTTAACCTTCGGCAGCATGATATCCAGAACAACCATATCATATATATTATTTCGCAGTAGTTTCATGGCGATTTCCCCATCCCTTGCCGTGTCAACGTGATAACCGGCCTCGCTTAAAAATTCTGAAACCGCCTCTCTTGTATCTTCTTCATCCTCAACAAGCAGTATCCGTTTTACCATCCTGTTCAACTCCCTCTATTCCCTATAATAGTAACACAGGAATATGAAATATATATGAAATTTCAGAATGGAAAAATATACAAGCAGCCAGGGGGTAGGAACATAGTAGATTACCTGTCAAATAAGGTGGTTTATGCGATGAACACACAACAGCTATGATCTGATTTCCGGTGATCCATGACTGCTAAACAGATTAGTGGTGCGGATTGCTTGCCTTCATTCTTTTGTTTTATACTTTTTGTTCATCGCGATACTTATCAAGAACCTGTGCCGCTATTCCATTTTGTACTGTATCAGATTGTGCTGCTTGCTGTTAATTCACCTTATCAAGCATATGAAAATCCTTTAGGGTCTCATAAATAACAGGCTCATTGCTTGGCCCGATTACCAGATCCGCATAGGGCTTCAATGCTTCTTTTCCATTCCCCATAACGATGCCGTAGCCAGCCTCCTGTATCATTTCTATATCATTTAAGGAATCTCCAAATGCCATATAGGAATTACGAGGGAAGCCCCAGTAGTCCATCAGTTTCCGAATTCCAGTCGCCTTATTGATATCAGCCTGCATGATATCAACGCAGGTATCACTTGGATGCTGCAGAATAATTCCTTCAATTTCATCGAACATATGCCAGTCATAGCCCTTTTTCTCATAGGCACTGATTGCTGTTAAAGCCTCATGCCGCCATTCGCGCACCTCCGGAACCAGACAGTGAAATTCCTCAAAGGCCTGCTTTGTATATGCATTCAGCGGCTTTGTCATAAATTCATATGCACCATGGGACTGTATGCAGATGTCATACTGCTTGCCGAGTGCAAAAATACGCTCTGTCTGTTCTCTGGTAAAGGTACTTTCCGATACTAGTTCAAGATGTTCATCGTATATACTCACCCCGGCTCCGCCGACATACCCATCCCATGAAAACATCTGCAGGACACCGAGCTGCTCTGCCATTTCTTTGGCGCGTCCACTGCAAAGACATACCTTATATCCATTCATTTGAAGCAGCTCCACAGCTTTCAGTGTTTCTGGCAGAACTGTGCCGCTCA comes from the Erysipelotrichaceae bacterium 66202529 genome and includes:
- a CDS encoding patatin family protein, whose amino-acid sequence is MNKQYRGFHQLPHSTASNELQEGCIVLEGGAFRGLYGEGVLDALMLENINMRCTIGVSAGAMNGLNYVSGQIGRSIRMNLKYRHDNRYVGRKALRSSNGLIGFDFAFHQADKEYPFDRKRFFQFDRRFLAVATNCETAEPVYFEKDHCRDIFQAVQASASMPFISKMVWIEGYPYLDGGCSDKIPFHWALREGYKRILVVRTRPMSYRKKVNSITQKLPLEKTIYKAYPKFIQALEQMDTMYNEQCEELEALQKQGRLYVIAPSQPVTVGRLEPDLEKLGSLYWMGYYDTRRQIQEIRRYLVR
- a CDS encoding ATP-binding cassette domain-containing protein: MLEIKNISYTYKGKGNRQILKDINMTFEEGKFYVIVGTSGSGKTTLLSLLAGLDEPQAGQILYAGEDIQKKGLSYHRRHHVSIVFQNYNLIDYMTPYENVRLTKRRAESSVLTSLGLEEDEIKRNVMKLSGGQQQRTALGRSLASDAPIILADEPTGNLDSETADDIIRILKESAFQLNKCVIVVTHSKRLAKAADVIVRLRHGMLYEI
- a CDS encoding FtsX-like permease family protein; this encodes MCRNKRRGGFYMSLFERAWLYITRKRGKTLIMFCILFAMASGILSGISIKKAAQAAMQQARESVGGSFTMNLNYDESNPNVKREDTSNAFGSGAKLENTGPPLTEKIAKQLKGVDGVKAVNGNAVAMLEDNGLNYVKPQKDNNFSFSVGNGDDSAALPNFQLGINMDSALDTMFQNKRIKLTEGRYIKPKEKQKLLMHKDLAKINNLKIGDKVPLKLRDRDRNEKGLPEKDVEVEIVGLFENTSSEQNPISFMMPENNLITDVETGRQLLGMKEFEFESIYCMVKDPKQIDRIVNQVKDLDLDWNQYLLDTNDEQYQQIAGSIENLDEMVTLILYAVFIISCVILTLILSLWIKGRIYETGVLLSLGISKTDIMLQYICELMIIAILAFGLSFLSGKAISQSLGDRMMAQIQQQQENSQTSNSISISGNSIRAGLNNEVDEITELDVSVDVQELLVVYITGTAMIILSVLLSSAAVLRLKPKEILSKMS
- a CDS encoding HAMP domain-containing protein gives rise to the protein MKRMRLFTRTFVYTMLLMSLVILIAHALLYVMLPSEYVKQKKREADELAEVLNKELNGLTEKKLLEKAKTYLEDSEINLNIQLKDKSYMYTSFAILNNSEDGKKDSAVSVQQQEQSVMNKGKSDTSIDKNITSTYSSSISLSSIIGLGNADHSASVLQRDLKITLHDKSIASLTLSMNLQSIQEASRVMFRILPYTLGISILISLLAAYFYARALTKPIQSICYSTKQMEQLLPKARCSVRTQDEIGELAGNINHLYQSLQDTIHSLEQEIHLVSQAEQMKVDFLRSASHELKTPLTSLHVILENMSLQVGKYKDHDTYLLKCQGIVERLSAMIHDILDATSMEGIPHREPVEAYSFIPWLSSIMEPYIRIAKAKGIHVVYEADSTLMIHAQPAQLEKAISNILSNAVSYTEQGCSIYVYLHKTALFVDNECTPIPQEHLVHIMEAFYRPDFSRTKQTGGNGLGLYFVSQILQQLKLSYQFVPYENGMRFIIDLKEA
- a CDS encoding response regulator codes for the protein MVKRILLVEDEEDTREAVSEFLSEAGYHVDTARDGEIAMKLLRNNIYDMVVLDIMLPKVNGFVVLNWLRKRSQIPVLMLTAMHDEYTQLMSFDEQADDYIIKPFSLRLLLKRMEALFRRSRAQTSTNLWQYQDIEVDFNGFCAYVRKEPVDLKPKEILLLKLLLDHANQVLTRDQILDYLWKEEAPMDRVVDVYIKNLRKKLQLDCIVTIKGIGYKFEERL
- a CDS encoding HAD-IIB family hydrolase, with the translated sequence MKINAVFFDIDGTFFDHVSGTVLPETLKAVELLQMNGYKVCLCSGRAKEMAEQLGVLQMFSWDGYVGGAGVSIYDEHLELVSESTFTREQTERIFALGKQYDICIQSHGAYEFMTKPLNAYTKQAFEEFHCLVPEVREWRHEALTAISAYEKKGYDWHMFDEIEGIILQHPSDTCVDIMQADINKATGIRKLMDYWGFPRNSYMAFGDSLNDIEMIQEAGYGIVMGNGKEALKPYADLVIGPSNEPVIYETLKDFHMLDKVN